TGGGTCATGGGCCAGTAATCAGCTGGTCTCAAGGAGAAAAACCGGAGATCTTCATCGGTGCATATCAGAGCAAGGTCTATGATGGCAGAGCATGTTCGTTGCCAAACGTGGATCCGACGACATACATAAATTATGATAATGCTAAGGCCGCATGTAACGCCAAAGGTGGCG
Above is a genomic segment from Acetomicrobium sp. S15 = DSM 107314 containing:
- a CDS encoding phage portal protein, which codes for LAPVIEDLKQLDRYTEAELMAAVVGGLLTVFITQQAPGEPPFGDEPLYDDSHAIELGHGPVISWSQGEKPEIFIGAYQSKVYDGRACSLPNVDPTTYINYDNAKAACNAKGG